The Pyxidicoccus xibeiensis genome includes the window CACCCGCGGCCACGCCGTCCCGGCGCACATCGAAGGAGAGGTCGGCCTGGGTGCCATTGAAGGAGAGCTCTCCGGTGAGCAGGAGCGCGCCCTCGGCTGGCTCGTCACCTCCGAGTCCGCACGGAGCCTGCTCCGTGGTGTCGTCCCATGCGGCCTCGCAGACGAACGCGTCGAGCAGCGGGTCGTTGCGCAGCACCACGGGGATGGACGTGGTGAGCGGCACCACGTTGGAGGTGAGGTTGTCGTCGAGCCGCACCAGGTTGAAGCCCTGCTGCAGGCCGGTCGCGGGGGCCTGCGCGGAGTCGAGGTACATCACCATGAAGGCGGGCGGCCGGGTCCACTCGAGCGAGGCCCCCAGCACGCGGTCCACCGGGGTGCCTTCCGCACGGATGGTGTCCAGCTTCCCGTTGCCGTTGCGGTCGTTGTACGCGAGCACGATGCCCACCGAGCCCTTGCCCCGCATGCCGTCGCCCAGCTCCACCAGCGCCTCCGCTGGCGGCGCGGCCGTCACGTCGAAGGTGTAGCTCACGGGGAAGCCGCCCGTGTACGCCACGTCCTCGGTGACGATGCTCACGGGCTTGCTCACGGGGCCGGACTGCTCGGTGAGCAGCGAGGGGTACCACGCGAGCGCGAGGCGGACCGGCTCGTTTACCTGACTCTTCGAGTCCAACGCGAGCCGTCCCTGGAGCGTGGCCAGCGGCTTCCCGGCGGGCGGCGGCGGCTTCGGCTCGGGCGTGTTGTCGCCGCAGGCGGTGGAGAGCGTGAGCAGCGAGAGCAGCAGGGTGTTGCGGGTGCGGCGGCGTGGGGTGGTCATTTGAAGCTCCGGTTGGAAGAAGGCCCCACCGTCTGGGGCGCTCATGTCTTCAAGACCGGGCAGGCATTTATTTATGGGAACACCCCCCCACGGATTTTTCAGGGCACCCAGGTGACGGGGCGGATTCGCACGGACTCCATCCGGACCCAGCCCAGCCGTGAGGCGTCCGCGGACCGCGCCACGGCGCCGACGCGGAGCGTGGCGGGGCCCACGTACGACACGGGCAGCAGCGTCGCGCTCGAGTCGGTGCCGAAGGTCCGCGTCAGCGTCAGGCCGTCCGCATCGAGCAGCTCCGCGTCGTAGGCGTACGCCCCGGCGGAGGTCGTGCACTCCACCTGGAGCTGAGTACCGCTCCGCACCTGGGCTCCCGGGGCGGGCGTGGTGATGTCGAAGCTGTCGGGCATGGTGAGCAGGCGCCGGGTGACGGAGTCCCCCCAGCGCGCCACCAGCTCCACGGTGCCACCCTCGGTGAGCAGCGAGGAGTCCGCCTCTTCGAGGTGGTACGCGACGTGCCCGCGCACGTACGGCACCGGCCTGCCGCCGAGGGTGAGGGTGGCATCCTCCAGTTGCACGTCGTCGCGCGTGACGTAGAGGTTCACGAACGCCGCGCGGCCCGTGAGCGACACCTTGCCATCGACGATGAGCGTGCCAGGAGGTGGCGGGGGCGGCTCGAAGGAGAGTCCGCATGGAGGCTCCGACTCCGGCACGTCATCCCACGCCAGCTCGCACACGAGCAGGTCCAGCTGGTCGCTGCCCGCGCTCAGGTCCAGGGGAATGGGCGTGTCGAGCGGCGCCACGCCACCTCCGTCCCGGGTGAGGTGCACGAGGTTGAAGCCACGCTGCAGGCCCGTGTCCGGCTCCTGCGCCTCTTCGAGGTAGAGCAGCACGTAGGAGTCGGCCCCGCCCCAGGAGGAGCCCACCACCCGGTCCTGCGTGGGCGTGCCACCGCTGGCGGGGAGCGGGTCGAGGCGCTGGTTTCCGTTCAGGTCGCGGTAGGCGAGCAGGAAGCCCGTCGCGGCACGCCCGCGGATGCGGCCGCCCACCGCCACGCGCGCGCTTGCCGGAGGCGGCTGGTGGAGGGGCAGCGCGAAGTCCGCGGGGAAGGTGGCCTGGAAGGGCACGTCCTCGGTGAGGATGGACGTGGGCGAGGTCGGCGACGCGGCGGAGTCGTCCACGATGCCGGGGTACCAAGCGAACGTCAGGCGCACCGCGCCGTCGGGCCGGTCGGTCGGGGAGAGGCTCGCCTGGCCACGGAGCGTGACGAGCGGCTCGCCCGCGTACGTCGTGTCCACGGGAGTACCGCACGCGGCGGCGAGGAGGAGGGAGACCAGCCCCAGCAGTCGGTGCATCACGGCATGTCCTCTCAGAATCGGTAGCCCGCACCCAGCATGGCGGAGGGCGCGAGGCGCAGGGGGGGCACCCGCTCGTTCGCGGGTGGCAGGTAGCGCACCAGCAGCTGTCCCTGGACGAGCGCGAAGGTGGGGCCGGGCAGCGGAACCTCCACGCCCACCACGGGCCCCGCCGCCACGCCCAGTGTGTTGCGGGAGGCCAGCGCGGGCAGGCCCAGCGTGCCCTGGATGTCGTCCTCCCGGTCTCGGCGGAAGGACTGCCGCAGGCCCGTGAGCTCCAGGGACAGGCCCACCTGCGGCACCAGGGCCCACTCCATCCACCGGTAGCCGGCGGACAGGCCCAGGCCCAGGGCGCCTTCGCGGATGTCGAGCCCCTGGCCCCGATACGAGGCACGCGTGCCCGACACCGTGCCGAGCGCCCACCAGGCGCCCCGCGTGTGCCGGTAGCCCAGCGCGGCCGACAGGCGTGTGCCCGTGCCCGGAATGGCAGCTCCCTCCCAGCGCCCGAGCGCGAGCACCGCCGCGTTCTTCAGGTCCAGGGCACCGCCCTTGACGGCCACTTCCTGGTAGCGGCGCCACTCGAGCGCGGCCTCGTTCACCTGTCGCTCTCCGCCGAAGGGCAGCTCGACCTCCAGCAGGCCGGTGCTCGCGCCCGCGCGCTTGCGCACGAGGTAGCGGCCCGGTGGCACGGCGATTCGCAGGGGGCGGCCGGGCTGCTTCTCCACCTCGGCGACGACATCCGGGCGGGGGCGGCTGGAGACGACGTAGCGTCCGGAGGCGGCGGCGGGGAAGACGAGCGCGCTGCGCGCCCCCGCGGGCTCGGTGAGCACCAGCTCGCCCGTGCCGGCCAGCTCCAGCGCGTACGCGGGGTGCTGGCCCGCACCGGCTGCGCCCGCCACGGTGCGCCGGTAGGAGTAGGCATAGGCCTCGGACAGGGACACCTTGCCGTCCGAGTCCGCATCCGCGTCCCCGCGCAGGCCGGTGAGCAGGTGGTGCGTGAAGAGCGAGCCCTGGAGGGAGTCCCACTCCTCGCTCACCTCGGCCGGGCCGCTCGACGAGATGACCACCTGGCCGTGCAGGGGCAGCTTCTCCAGCGCGACGTCGTAGGCGGGCGCCGCGCGGCCTCCCTTCTTCTGGGCGAGGGTGCCGCTCTCGCATGCGTCCACCACCACCACGGTGAGGCGCGCTCCGGCCTTGCGTGCGGTGTCGCGCAGCTCCGCGAGCGGCAGGTGCGAGCCGGACAGGTGCAGCACGCCGGCCTTCGCGTGCGACGAGACGTAGACGACCAGCACCGGGTCATGCCCGTCGCCGCGCAGCTCGGCGATGCGGCCCGCCACCTCCGCGAGCTTCTGGCGCACGTCCTGGGCGGAGGCATCCACCAGCACGGACGCGCGGTCGGCGCGAACTCCGCCCAGCTCGACGAAGACCTGGCGCATGCGCGCGGCATCGTCATCCGCGAAGCGCAGCACCGCGTCGTCCGGGTCTCCCACGTTGGCGCCGATGGAGACGAGCAGGCGCACGGTCTCCGCGGGGGAGGAGGCCGGCCACAGGAACAGGAGGAGGAGCAGGGACAGCCGCCACATGGGTCAGGGAGCCTTGCGCAGGCGCAGCGAGGAGACGCGGCACCCGTCACAGGCGAGCGTGGGGGCCGCTCGGCCCGACTGTTCGCGGAGCTGCGCGAGCAGCGGGGCCGCCTGGAGCGGGCGAGGGGAGAAGACGGCGAAGAGCCACTCCGCGCCCGGCGCGTCGTCCAGCTCCACGCTGCCGGGCAGGAAGTCGCGCTGAGCGGCTGCGAGCGGCGCGGAGCTCGCGCCATCGAAGGGGTGGAAGACGCTCGCATTGCCGCGGCCGTCGAGCTCCAGCACGAGGAGGTGGCCTGCCTCGGGGGACTCGTAGGCGAAGCGCAGCCGGTCTCCCGCCTTCACGACGCCGTCCTGGGCAAGCGGAACGGGCTCCGCGCCCGCGCGGGCGGCGACCACGCGGAAGGCCTCTCCCTTCCAGGTGACGCCAGGGTCGTCCGGGAGGAGGCGGGGACCGAGCACGAGCACCAGCACGAGCAGGGGCACCACGGCGGCGAGCACGGGGAAGAGGCGGCGCCAGGGAGACGGCGCGCGGGCCGCGGCCGCCTCGCGCGTCTCGAGCTGGCGAAGGAAGCGCTCGGGAGGGCGGGCGCGGAGGAACGCATCCCGGCCGGCGGTGAGCGCGTCGAGCTGGGCGCCACAAGTGGCGCAGGCCTTCACATGGGCGCGCGTCGCGTCGGGTGTGGGCTCACCGGCGGAGAGGGCTTCGAGCACGGCGGCGGGAGGGCAGTCGGGCCCGCGAGGAGAGGGGGGGAGGGGAGCGGTCATCGTCGTTCCTCGTTGCTGCGTCCCGCGAACAGCTGGCGGATGCGGTCCTCGAAGGTCTTCAGCTTCTTGCCCACGGTCTTCCGGGAGAAGCCCGTCTGGGAGGCCACCTCTTCCTGGGTGTAGCCATCCAGGTAGTGGAGCACGCCGATGGTGCGCGTCTGTCCATCCAGGGTGCGCAGTGCGGCGCCGAGCAGGGCACGCCGGTCGGCGTCCTCCGTCGAGCCGGTGCCTCGCTCCTCGAGGGTGGCGAGCTGCGACTCCTCGGCCACCGGCTCACGGCCGCGCTTCTCCATCAGGTCGAAGCAGCAGCGCGCCGCCACCGTGTAGAGCCAGGCGAGCGTGGCCTCTCCCTCGCGTGGAGGGCCGTAGCGCTTCACGCGGAGGAAGGTCTCCTGGAGTGCGTCCTCGGCGTCCTCGGGCCGGCGGACGAGCTGCAGGCACCGCCGGTGCACGAGGAAGCCATAGCGCTCATAGAGCTGGCTCAGCCACGCGTCATCCATGGCGCGCGCTTCCTCCAGGCCTGGCCTTCCGGACGGTGAAACTCACGGCGGTGTGCTCCTTCAGGGAAGAAGACCGCCCGACCGCCGGAAAATGGGAACCTCCCTCTCAGCGCGGCCGGGAAGCCGACACGGCCGCATAGCATCCGCCATCCGGCCCTCTGGGGCCAGTCACCCGGGGAGTATCCCGAGGGCCCGGCTAGACTCGCCCTCCACGCATGGACAGACAGGCATCCCTCGCCCGGGCGCGTGAGCTGGCGGACTCGGGCGCGTTTGGTGACGCGCACCGGCTGTTGATCCAACTGCTGGCGCAAGACGTGGACGACGAAGCGGTGCTGTGGGCCATCGTCGCCGTCTACGAGAAGCAGGGTGCCCCTGCGCCCGTGGTCCGCTACCGGGCCCGAATCGCCGAGCTGTACGCGAGCCACGGCCGCGACGAGGACGCGCTGAAGCTGCTGTACCAGGTCGTCGAGCACAACCAGGACCCGCCGTGGGCGCGGCGGAGTACCTCTCCAAGACGGGCACCGGCCTCTTCTCCCCGGGTGCCGCGCGCTCCACCACGGTGAGGTCCGCACCGTGACGTGGCAGCCCGAGCTGCCCCCAGGCGCCATCACCGTCTTCAACGAGACCCACTACGGCGAGTCCGGACACGTCAGCGTGTTCTGCCCGCAGGGCCATCTCCTGTTCCATGCCCGTCGGTGGATTGCCTGAGCCGGCCTCTTTGTCCTGCTGCGTCATGCCTTGACGCCTGCAGAGCGGGTAGGGAAGCAATGGCGGGTCGGCCCCTTCCCTTCGGTGGGGCGGAGCCGCGACACTGGCGCGCCCGCCGAGCGGGCATTCGTCACGAAGAAGGAAGGACTGCGGTCATGGCGCACCTGGAGTTGATTCCGAAGCGGGACCTGTCGAGCTTCCGCAAGCTGGCCATCGGGAGCTGGAAGACGGCGTATGACCCCACCGTCTACGGGACGCTGACGGTGCGCATGGACAAGGCGATGGCCTACATCGAGGCCTTCCGCCAGCGCACGGGCATCCGCCTCACCGTGACGCACCTGGTGGCCAAGGCGATGGGCGAGGCGCTGCGCCGCTGCCCCGACGCCAACGCCATCCTTCGCTACAACCGCATCTACCTGCGCCAGCGCGTGACGCTGTCCACGCTGGTGGTGCAGACGGACGGCGGCAAGGTGGACCTCACCTCGGCGCGCATCGAGGACGCGGACAAGAAGAACCTGAAGGAGATTGCGTCCGACCTGGAGGAGGCCGTGCGCCGCGTGCGCGAGCGCCGCGACGTGGCCCTGGAGAAGGGGAAGGGCACCATCCAGAAGATTCCGTACCTCTTCCTCAACACCTTCACGTGGCTGCTGTCCTTCTTCATGTACACGCTGAACCTGGACCTGAGCCGGTTCGGCATGCCGAAGGACGCGTTCGGCTCGGCCATCATCACCAACGTGGGCTCGCTGGGGCTGGACACGGCGTACGTGCCGCTGGCGCCGTACACGCGGGTGCCCATCTTCGTCGCGCCCGGCGCGGTGAAGGAGGTCCCGGTGGTGGAGGACGGCAAGGTGGTGCCGGGCAAGGTGATGAACATCAACGCCACCTTCGACCACCGCTTCATCGACGGGTTCCACGCCGGCGTGCTCGCCAACACCCTGCGCGAGATGCTGGAGAACCCGTTCGAGAGCTTCGACGCGCTCCCGGAGCCCGCCCAGGCGCCCGTGGCCGCGGTCGGGTAGCGCGCTCAGGACCTCGGCTTCACCCCCAGGCCCCAGAGCAGCAGCGCTGCCAGGGCCGCGGGGACTCCCGCGAACAGGGGGCCCGTGAGTGAAGCCGGGCCTCCGTCGAGGAGGCGAGGCACATTCACCAGGAAGAGGGGCACGCTCGTTCCTGCCAGGAGCAGCATGGCCCGCAGGTCCTCGGTGCCCGGCGCGGGCGAGAGGACCAGCTTCACGGCTCGCCAGAGCGTCGCGACTCCGTGGAGTCCCCACACCAGGTTGTCGACCGGCGGCGGGACGGGCACCTCGGCGAAGATGCGAAACGTCGTCGGCCCGAGGATGGCCAGCAGCGTCGAGGTGACACCGCCGAACGCCGTGAAGATGGCCGCGAGCGGAACCATCCAGTGCGGCGGGCGCCACTGCCGGGCTTGAGCGAAGGCCAGGTCCTCGGGGGACACCTGCCGTGACTCGGGCACGTCGAGCGCGAGCAGCGCCTTCACCGCGAGCGCGCGGCACGAGTGCCCCCTCGGGTCGCGCACCGTCGCCAGCGCCCCGGACTCCAGCAGCCCCAGCAGCACTCCCCCCAGCTCCGGAGGCCCTCCTCGCTCCGCCACGCCGCGCAGCCGCGCGCTCAGCGCCTCCACGTCGAGCGTGGCCTCGCCCCGCTGTGCGAGGAGCGCCTGCTCGGCGAGCCCGCGCAGCGTCGCCACCTCCATGGCCCCGACATCCGACAGCCCTTGCTCACTCATGGCGCCATCCTAGGCGAAGCAGGCGGGCACGCCTGCCTGCTCTCGGGCCCCCTGGTCCCCCGCTGCCTCCGGTATCACCCTCAAGAGGGACCTCGGGAAGACCCCCTTCCCGACCTTCCTGGGTGGTGTGAATGCGTCGACCCCGCGGTGAGGACCTTCCGGTGCCTTCCGGCCCATCACGGACGGGGTTCGTCCGGGTCCATGGGGCTCGCGAGCACAACCTGAAGAACCTGGACGTGGAGCTGCCTCGCGACGCCCTGGTCGTCTTCACGGGCGTCTCCGGCTCAGGCAAGTCGTCGCTGGCCTTCGGGACGCTCTACGCGGAGGCGCAGCGCCGGTACTTCGAGTCCGTGTCGCCGTATGCCCGCCGGCTCATCGACCAGGCAGGCATCCCGGAGGTCGACGCCATCGACGGGCTCCCCCCGGCGGTGGCCCTCCAGCAGCAGCGCGGCGCACCCACCACGCGCTCCTCCGTGGGCAGTGTCACCACCATCTCCAACTCCCTGCGGCTGCTGTACTCGCGCGCGGGAACCTATCCGCCCGGGCAGCCGCACCTCGACTCCGATGCGTTCTCGCCCAACACCCCCGCGGGAGCCTGTCCCCACTGCCACGGCCTGGGCCGCGTGTACGAGGCCACCGAGCGCTCCATGGTGCCGGATGACTCGCTGACCATCCGCGAGCGGGCCATCGCCGCGTGGCCACCCGCGTGGCACGGGCAGAACCTGCGCGACATCCTGGTGTCGCTCGGCTACGACGTGGACCG containing:
- a CDS encoding caspase family protein, coding for MWRLSLLLLLFLWPASSPAETVRLLVSIGANVGDPDDAVLRFADDDAARMRQVFVELGGVRADRASVLVDASAQDVRQKLAEVAGRIAELRGDGHDPVLVVYVSSHAKAGVLHLSGSHLPLAELRDTARKAGARLTVVVVDACESGTLAQKKGGRAAPAYDVALEKLPLHGQVVISSSGPAEVSEEWDSLQGSLFTHHLLTGLRGDADADSDGKVSLSEAYAYSYRRTVAGAAGAGQHPAYALELAGTGELVLTEPAGARSALVFPAAASGRYVVSSRPRPDVVAEVEKQPGRPLRIAVPPGRYLVRKRAGASTGLLEVELPFGGERQVNEAALEWRRYQEVAVKGGALDLKNAAVLALGRWEGAAIPGTGTRLSAALGYRHTRGAWWALGTVSGTRASYRGQGLDIREGALGLGLSAGYRWMEWALVPQVGLSLELTGLRQSFRRDREDDIQGTLGLPALASRNTLGVAAGPVVGVEVPLPGPTFALVQGQLLVRYLPPANERVPPLRLAPSAMLGAGYRF
- a CDS encoding DUF4384 domain-containing protein; this encodes MTAPLPPSPRGPDCPPAAVLEALSAGEPTPDATRAHVKACATCGAQLDALTAGRDAFLRARPPERFLRQLETREAAAARAPSPWRRLFPVLAAVVPLLVLVLVLGPRLLPDDPGVTWKGEAFRVVAARAGAEPVPLAQDGVVKAGDRLRFAYESPEAGHLLVLELDGRGNASVFHPFDGASSAPLAAAQRDFLPGSVELDDAPGAEWLFAVFSPRPLQAAPLLAQLREQSGRAAPTLACDGCRVSSLRLRKAP
- a CDS encoding RNA polymerase sigma factor, which encodes MDDAWLSQLYERYGFLVHRRCLQLVRRPEDAEDALQETFLRVKRYGPPREGEATLAWLYTVAARCCFDLMEKRGREPVAEESQLATLEERGTGSTEDADRRALLGAALRTLDGQTRTIGVLHYLDGYTQEEVASQTGFSRKTVGKKLKTFEDRIRQLFAGRSNEERR
- a CDS encoding tetratricopeptide repeat protein, whose product is MDRQASLARARELADSGAFGDAHRLLIQLLAQDVDDEAVLWAIVAVYEKQGAPAPVVRYRARIAELYASHGRDEDALKLLYQVVEHNQDPPWARRSTSPRRAPASSPRVPRAPPR
- a CDS encoding 2-oxo acid dehydrogenase subunit E2, whose protein sequence is MAHLELIPKRDLSSFRKLAIGSWKTAYDPTVYGTLTVRMDKAMAYIEAFRQRTGIRLTVTHLVAKAMGEALRRCPDANAILRYNRIYLRQRVTLSTLVVQTDGGKVDLTSARIEDADKKNLKEIASDLEEAVRRVRERRDVALEKGKGTIQKIPYLFLNTFTWLLSFFMYTLNLDLSRFGMPKDAFGSAIITNVGSLGLDTAYVPLAPYTRVPIFVAPGAVKEVPVVEDGKVVPGKVMNINATFDHRFIDGFHAGVLANTLREMLENPFESFDALPEPAQAPVAAVG